A single Oryctolagus cuniculus chromosome 18, mOryCun1.1, whole genome shotgun sequence DNA region contains:
- the CMTR2 gene encoding cap-specific mRNA (nucleoside-2'-O-)-methyltransferase 2: MSKSKSRKPAVQQTPGPETCSPDVLADIFELFTKNFTYGKPLDDEWQLPGPQEMFTSEHTEFTAFLDLKNSLNEVKNLLSDKKLDEWHEHTAFTNRAGKIISHVRKAVNAELCTQAWCKFHEILCSFPLLPQEAFQNGRLNSVHLCEAPGAFIASLNHYLKSHRFPCEWSWVANTLNPYHEANDNLMMVMDDRLIANTLQWWYFGPDNTGDIMTLKYLTGLQDFLSSMDTVHLVTADGSFDCQGNPGEQEALVSSLHYCEVVTALTTLGSGGSFVLKMFTLFEHCSINLMYLLNCSFDQVHVFKPATSKAGNSEVYVVCLHYKGREAIHPVLSKMMLNFGIEMTRKALFPHHVIPESFLKRHEECCTFFHKYQLETISENIRLFECMEKEEQAKLNNLRDCAVYYFMQKFQLKPLSKKNWLVKKSNIGCSTNTKWFGQRNRYFKTYNERKMLETLSWKDKVAKGYFNGWAEEHAVCQPGQSSLLEGTASKLECHSWHVLEGKKLPKVKCSPFCDGEVLKTLNEAIEKSVGGAWDLDSKCGPTQRPHCPCDIFSAELILSELFSLTKCLQDEQVVEPSNQVKCLLVGLPALQNVKVHVPVEIRLLESAELLTFSCSLLHDGDPAYQQLFLDCLLRSLQQLQTGDAMVLPVLSCLTRFMAGLIFVLHSCFRFITFSCPTSSQPLRTCAVLLCVGYQDLPNPVFQYLQNVNEFLSTLLNSDSSQQVLQFVPMEVLLRGTLLNFLWDLNAAIAKRHLHLIIQGEREAISSLQV, encoded by the coding sequence ATGAGTAAGAGCAAGAGCAGAAAGCCAGCAGTGCAGCAGACACCAGGTCCAGAGACCTGCAGCCCAGATGTGCTTGCTGACATTTTTGAGCTCTTCACCAAGAACTTTACTTATGGAAAGCCACTTGATGATGAGTGGCAGTTACCAGGTCCTCAAGAGATGTTCACCAGTGAACACACGGAGTTTACTGCCTTTCTTGATTTGAAGAACTCCCTAAATGAAGTGAAAAACCTACTGAGTGATAAGAAACTGGATGAGTGGCATGAACATACTGCTTTCACCAACAGAGCAGGAAAAATCATTTCTCATGTGAGAAAAGCTGTGAATGCGGAACTTTGTACTCAGGCCTGGTGCAAGTTCCATGAGATTTTGTGCAGCTTTCCACTCCTTCCCCAGGAGGCTTTTCAGAACGGAAGGCTGAATTCTGTTCACCTCTGCGAAGCCCCTGGAGCTTTCATAGCTAGTCTCAACCACTACTTGAAATCCCATCGGTTCCCTTGTGAATGGAGCTGGGTAGCTAATACCCTGAATCCATACCATGAAGCAAATGACAATCTTATGATGGTTATGGATGACCGGCTTATTGCAAATACATTGCAGTGGTGGTACTTTGGTCCCGACAACACTGGTGATATCATGACCCTGAAGTATCTGACTGGACTTCAGGATTTCCTGAGCAGCATGGACACCGTACACCTGGTCACTgcagatgggagctttgattGCCAAGGAAACCCGGGTGAGCAAGAAGCTTTAGTCTCTTCTTTGCATTACTGTGAAGTTGTCACTGCCCTTACCACGCTTGGAAGTGGTGGCTCTTTTGTTCTGAAGATGTTTACTTTGTTTGAACATTGTTCCATAAACCTGATGTACCTGCTAAACTGTTCTTTTGACCAAGTCCATGTTTTCAAACCTGCTACTAGCAAGGCAGGAAACTCAGAGGTCTATGTGGTATGTCTCCACTATAAGGGAAGAGAGGCCATCCATCCTGTGTTATctaaaatgatgctgaattttGGGATCGAAATGACCAGGAAAGCTCTCTTTCCCCATCATGTGATTCCGGAATCTTTTCTGAAAAGGCATGAAGAATGTTGTACGTTCTTCCATAAGTATCAGCTAGAGACTATTTCTGAAAACATCCGCCTGTTTGAGTGCATGGAGAAAGAGGAACAAGCAAAGCTGAATAATTTAAGGGATTGTGCTGTATACTATTTCATGCAGAAATTTCAACTGAAACCTCTTTCCAAAAAGAATTGGTTAGTAAAAAAATCTAACATTGGTTGTAGTACAAATACAAAATGGTTTgggcagagaaacagatattttaaaacttacaatGAAAGGAAGATGTTGGAAACCCTTTCTTGGAAAGATAAAGTTGCCAAAGGATACTTCAATGGTTGGGCAGAAGAGCACGCTGTCTGTCAGCCCGGGCAGAGCTCTCTGCTGGAAGGCACAGCTTCCAAACTGGAGTGTCACTCATGGCATGTTTTAGAAGGCAAGAAACTGCCAAAGGTAAAATGCTCGCCTTTCTGTGACGGCGAGGTTTTAAAGACTCTCAATGAGGCAATCGAAAAGTCTGTAGGAGGAGCTTGGGATTTGGATTCCAAGTGTGGGCCCACACAGCGGCCGCACTGTCCTTGTGACATTTTTTCTGCAGAACTAATACTTTCTGAGTTGTTTAGCCTCACCAAGTGCCTTCAGGATGAGCAGGTTGTGGAACCCAGCAACCAAGTGAAGTGCCTGCTCGTGGGTTTGCCGGCTCTCCAGAACGTCAAGGTGCACGTGCCAGTGGAAATTCGACTCCTGGAATCGGCTGAGCTCCTGACTTTCAGCTGCTCCTTGCTTCATGATGGAGACCCCGCTTATCAGCAGTTATTTCTGGACTGCCTGTTGCGTTCATTGCAGCAGCTTCAGACAGGGGATGCTATGGTTTTGCCTGTACTGTCCTGTTTAACAAGATTCATGGCTGGTTTGATTTTTGTACTTCACAGTTGTTTCAGATTCATCACGTTTTCTTGTCCCACGTCCTCTCAGCCCCTGAGGACCTGTGCAGTTCTGCTGTGTGTTGGTTATCAGGATCTTCCAAATCCGGTTTTCCAATATCTGCAGAATGTGAATGAATTTTTGAGCACTTTGCTTAACTCTGATTCCTCCCAGCAGGTTTTACAATTTGTGCCCATGGAGGTGCTCCTTAGGGGGACATTACTTAATTTTTTGTGGGATTTGAATGCTGCCATTGCCAAAAGGCATTTGCATTTAATtattcaaggagagagagaagcaatcaGCAGCCTTCAAGTATGA